In the Candidatus Bathyarchaeota archaeon genome, one interval contains:
- a CDS encoding DEAD/DEAH box helicase yields MQVEYFKDLPLSSEVMKGIEELEFDNLFPIQAQAIIPLLKGKDVIGQAQTGTGKTAAFGIPM; encoded by the coding sequence ATGCAAGTGGAATACTTTAAGGATTTACCGTTGAGTTCAGAAGTGATGAAGGGGATTGAAGAGCTTGAATTCGATAATCTTTTTCCGATTCAGGCCCAAGCGATAATCCCGTTGTTAAAAGGCAAAGATGTCATTGGGCAGGCTCAGACCGGAACGGGCAAGACTGCTGCTTTTGGAATTCCAATG